One window from the genome of Aminivibrio pyruvatiphilus encodes:
- a CDS encoding lipid-binding SYLF domain-containing protein, with amino-acid sequence MALFLFSVLLLGAPSFGEASTPAGRIEDSIRILREMAQQKDAETMGELLEQAKGVAVFPSVIKAGLVFGGQYGEGLVLRRDPATKKWYGPSFATVAGASWGLQIGAQSIALVLVITNDRGLDGFKGNNVKLGGDLAVAAGPVGRRGELGTDYRLRASIYSYSMTKGLFAGLSLEGAAITVDRNANQVYWGSPVTAAQALNKNASGPRVKPLLAEIERIIRTAKK; translated from the coding sequence ATGGCACTCTTTCTGTTTTCAGTTCTGCTTCTCGGGGCGCCTTCTTTCGGCGAGGCTTCCACCCCGGCAGGGAGAATAGAGGATTCCATCAGGATTCTCAGGGAAATGGCACAGCAGAAGGATGCAGAAACCATGGGCGAGCTTCTTGAACAGGCGAAAGGAGTCGCCGTGTTCCCGTCGGTCATCAAGGCGGGGCTCGTTTTCGGCGGCCAGTACGGAGAAGGTCTCGTCCTCAGAAGAGATCCCGCGACAAAAAAATGGTACGGCCCTTCCTTCGCCACTGTTGCCGGGGCCTCCTGGGGCCTGCAGATAGGAGCGCAGTCCATAGCCCTTGTGCTGGTCATTACCAACGACAGGGGACTGGACGGCTTCAAGGGAAACAACGTCAAGCTCGGCGGGGATCTGGCTGTGGCAGCCGGTCCTGTAGGAAGGCGGGGGGAGCTGGGAACGGACTACAGGCTGAGGGCGTCGATCTACAGCTATTCCATGACGAAAGGGCTTTTTGCGGGACTTTCCCTGGAGGGGGCGGCCATTACCGTGGACAGGAACGCAAACCAGGTTTACTGGGGATCGCCGGTCACCGCAGCCCAGGCGCTCAATAAAAACGCATCAGGCCCCAGGGTCAAACCCCTGCTTGCCGAAATTGAACGGATTATCCGGACTGCGAAAAAATAA
- the ychF gene encoding redox-regulated ATPase YchF produces the protein MLKCGIIGLPLSGKSTVFNVVTRAGAEVKPYASGKTDPNRAMVNVPDERFDNLVRIFEPRKETPATVEFVDLAGLSRNASKGEGLGNSFLSFVSESDALVHVIRLFENPDVPHPENSIDPVRDWSIVEMELIFRDLGVIENRLSRLQAKKKNIPAEQAEEALLEKCQACLLEERPLRDLQLTPEEIRTLSGFAFVTLKPEMIVANLDESQTDENLPLLESLRSMASEKGLSFVRVFGKMEMELADLAQEEQAEFMQDLGVKEPGRNRLITEAYSLLGLISFFTSGKDEVKAWTLRRGDTAVDAAGTIHSDLARGFIRAQVVSYDDFAAHEASLARCREKGVLRLEGKDYRVLDGDMIEIRFNV, from the coding sequence GTGCTCAAATGTGGAATTATAGGCCTGCCCCTGAGCGGGAAAAGCACGGTATTCAACGTGGTCACCCGCGCGGGCGCCGAGGTGAAACCCTACGCGAGCGGTAAAACGGACCCTAACAGGGCGATGGTCAACGTGCCGGATGAGCGGTTCGACAACCTGGTCCGTATTTTCGAACCGCGGAAAGAAACGCCGGCGACGGTGGAATTCGTAGACCTCGCGGGACTGTCGAGGAATGCGAGCAAAGGAGAAGGCCTGGGAAATTCCTTTCTCTCCTTCGTCTCAGAATCCGACGCTCTTGTTCACGTAATACGCCTGTTTGAAAACCCGGACGTGCCTCATCCGGAAAACAGCATCGACCCTGTAAGAGACTGGTCGATAGTGGAAATGGAACTCATTTTCCGGGACCTCGGCGTTATTGAAAACAGGCTTTCAAGGCTCCAGGCAAAGAAAAAGAACATTCCGGCGGAACAGGCTGAAGAAGCTCTGCTCGAAAAATGCCAGGCCTGCCTACTGGAAGAGCGGCCGCTGAGGGACCTCCAGCTTACCCCGGAAGAAATCCGGACCCTGAGCGGTTTTGCCTTTGTAACGCTGAAACCGGAAATGATAGTGGCCAATCTTGACGAAAGCCAGACTGATGAAAACCTTCCCCTCCTGGAATCTCTCCGGTCCATGGCGTCGGAAAAAGGGCTGAGTTTCGTTCGGGTCTTCGGGAAAATGGAAATGGAACTTGCCGACCTCGCACAGGAAGAGCAGGCAGAATTCATGCAGGACCTCGGAGTGAAAGAACCGGGGAGGAACCGCCTTATCACCGAAGCCTACAGCCTTCTCGGACTCATATCCTTCTTTACGTCCGGCAAGGACGAGGTGAAGGCCTGGACGCTCCGCCGGGGAGATACTGCCGTAGATGCCGCCGGCACGATTCACTCCGACCTGGCGAGAGGGTTTATCCGCGCCCAGGTGGTGTCCTACGACGACTTCGCCGCCCATGAGGCTTCCCTGGCCAGGTGCCGTGAGAAAGGCGTTCTCAGGCTCGAGGGAAAGGACTACAGGGTCCTCGACGGAGATATGATAGAAATACGCTTCAATGTTTGA
- a CDS encoding DUF4139 domain-containing protein, with the protein MKLACTVAAVSVLFLFSLPGVSAAESILPAVSKVDLYPRGARILFSVPAALHVSFELPGTFDPSTVRPLPADGQKITSFEAAGVPRPGWIPEALRDLHAQIKENEKKLAVLAGRTSAIKQSFDLLSGPLPRDLKGSEMAEYVEAARKTREKMETELISVSSEMDEIKETTDALIADFSSRMPQDSDTAVQVSARVEGGEKLLVEAWTQQAGWSPFYRMNLDTPSGAIHSSLLARARQHTGMVLEGDLFFHTTVPSTTVAPPDLPPLVADFAPKTVRRAAMMEDMAISPRAEFKLGAPAPAAAPPEIVQSMTDMTVRARGTLPGDNRPAEFLLGEFELKSEVSIVSVPVLSEEAWITAEVKKLSVPLLPGPAELSVDGKLSAKTRLPEQGSGTDIQLAFGKMPLVKAVREKMVSREGSTWTGKGRLEDGYSIEITNGLEKKITVILKDRIPVSAQEKISVETMKIEPRPDEQDKENILSWKITLAPGEKKKTEVLFRLGYPADETVVFR; encoded by the coding sequence ATGAAATTAGCCTGCACCGTAGCCGCAGTATCCGTACTGTTCCTGTTCTCTCTCCCGGGTGTCAGTGCCGCTGAATCCATTCTTCCCGCCGTTTCGAAAGTCGACCTGTATCCGAGAGGTGCCCGCATCCTCTTCTCCGTACCGGCTGCACTCCACGTCAGCTTCGAACTGCCGGGAACTTTCGACCCGTCCACAGTCCGTCCTCTTCCCGCAGACGGGCAGAAAATAACGTCTTTCGAGGCAGCCGGTGTTCCCCGGCCGGGGTGGATCCCGGAAGCCTTGAGGGATCTCCACGCTCAAATCAAAGAAAACGAGAAAAAACTCGCCGTTCTGGCGGGCAGAACTTCGGCGATCAAGCAGTCCTTTGATCTTCTCTCCGGGCCTCTGCCCAGGGATCTCAAGGGATCGGAGATGGCGGAATACGTCGAAGCCGCCAGAAAAACCCGCGAGAAAATGGAGACGGAACTCATCTCCGTTTCATCGGAAATGGACGAGATAAAGGAAACGACCGATGCACTGATCGCAGATTTTTCATCCCGGATGCCCCAGGATTCCGATACAGCCGTCCAGGTTTCCGCCCGGGTCGAGGGCGGTGAAAAGCTTCTCGTGGAGGCTTGGACCCAGCAGGCCGGATGGAGCCCCTTTTACAGGATGAATCTCGATACCCCTTCAGGTGCCATCCACTCCTCCCTCCTCGCCAGAGCCCGCCAGCATACGGGAATGGTTCTGGAAGGGGACCTTTTCTTCCATACCACTGTTCCTTCCACTACGGTTGCGCCTCCCGACCTTCCTCCTCTCGTGGCTGATTTTGCGCCGAAAACCGTGAGACGGGCCGCCATGATGGAGGATATGGCCATATCGCCGAGGGCCGAGTTCAAACTCGGAGCACCTGCCCCGGCCGCCGCCCCGCCAGAGATTGTCCAGTCCATGACCGACATGACCGTCCGCGCCAGGGGAACACTCCCCGGAGACAACCGTCCGGCGGAATTTCTCCTGGGAGAATTCGAACTGAAAAGCGAAGTCTCGATAGTGTCCGTTCCCGTGCTCTCTGAAGAGGCATGGATTACGGCTGAAGTGAAGAAGCTTTCCGTTCCCCTCCTTCCCGGCCCGGCGGAACTTTCCGTTGACGGAAAGCTTTCAGCGAAGACCAGGCTCCCTGAGCAGGGATCGGGCACGGATATCCAGCTGGCCTTTGGAAAGATGCCCCTCGTAAAGGCCGTCAGGGAGAAGATGGTTTCAAGGGAAGGCAGCACATGGACAGGCAAAGGACGTCTTGAGGACGGTTATTCCATTGAAATCACCAACGGCCTTGAAAAGAAAATCACCGTGATACTCAAGGACAGAATTCCGGTTTCAGCCCAGGAAAAGATTTCGGTGGAGACCATGAAGATCGAACCCAGGCCTGACGAACAGGATAAAGAAAACATCCTGTCCTGGAAAATTACTCTCGCTCCGGGCGAGAAGAAAAAAACGGAGGTTCTCTTCAGGCTCGGATACCCCGCGGACGAGACGGTCGTTTTCAGGTAA